Part of the Diabrotica virgifera virgifera chromosome 6, PGI_DIABVI_V3a genome, TGATCAAAACGATCACGTAAGAAATCAAAGTAATCTGCTAAAGATGATAACAGATGAGCGGTTGTGCTTAAATCCATATTTTCCTTTTGTACTGATTTATTCACTTCATTAACCCTTTGTAAAACGTCAAGCCAAAATGATAAAATTATTCCGTTTTCCAACAAATCAAGTTTTTCCGATAGAGAAGCTGCTTCAACTCTTACTATGTTTTTTTCATTTATATCCGTTGATATTCCAATCAAACATGTTTTAATCAAAGCGTAAttgctttttaacgcttttacggcATCAAAACGAGACAACCAACGGGTTGTATTCACTCTCTTAGGTAACAGTGTCTGCCCCGAGTCAGCCGAATCCTTTATTGCACGAGACAATAACTCCCACCTATGTGTAGACACGGAGAAAAAATTGTAGATAGCTTGTACCAACATAAAAAAAGATGTTGCTTCCAAACAACAATCTGCTGCATTTTGGACAACCAAATTTAAAGAGTGAGCAGCGCACGGCACAAAGAGAGCTAAATCATTGTAAGCTTTAATACGTGCTTGCAAACCAGAATACTTTCCACTCATATTACTGGCATTGTCGTAAGACTGGCCTCTACAGTTCTTAATATATAATTTCAAAGACTCTAACATCCCAATAACTGTTTCCTCAAGTTGTTGTGAGCTATGCCCAGTGTTTTTATAAAATCCCACGAATCTTTCCACGGGATTCCCTTTATTGTCACAATATCTCAAAATCACTG contains:
- the LOC126886989 gene encoding uncharacterized protein LOC126886989 isoform X1, with the translated sequence MLESLKLYIKNCRGQSYDNASNMSGKYSGLQARIKAYNDLALFVPCAAHSLNLVVQNAADCCLEATSFFMLVQAIYNFFSVSTHRWELLSRAIKDSADSGQTLLPKRVNTTRWLSRFDAVKALKSNYALIKTCLIGISTDINEKNIVRVEAASLSEKLDLLENGIILSFWLDVLQRVNEVNKSVQKENMDLSTTAHLLSSLADYFDFLRDRFDHYEALGMLLTGNENYAEKRIIKKKLQLGEMNSEASLSQKEKMRT